The Triticum aestivum cultivar Chinese Spring chromosome 5A, IWGSC CS RefSeq v2.1, whole genome shotgun sequence genomic sequence GGCCTCGCGGAGCTCCACTTACCGTCGGTTAGTGCTGCTGTTTGACCTTTTGCTTTACTGTTGCTTCAGATTTTGCTctcgcttgcttgcttgcttgctatgCTAGCGGTGGTATCGGTACGGAATTAAAGTTGTGTCACCTTTAAGATGAAGCAATTGCTCTAATTGGTGAATGATCTAGCTGCTGCCTACTCCTTTTAGTTTTGATTACGACTTCAAATTGGTTGCGGTTGTTGCAGCGTCTGAACACTAGTATTTGGTACAGATATATCTGGTTTAATTTTCGTTGTGTGTACATGGTGTCAATTGGACCAATTTTCTCCTAGATTTGGAGGTAAGTTTGTAAGGATATGCAACAAAATTGAACATCAAAACCTTCAGTTCGGTTCCACTTGTCGTTCTACCTTGATTGCACAGTGACCTTAAACTGTTGAATGCTATTAATGGAAGAGGGTAGAAGTAGTGAGTGTAACAAGCTATGTGCATTTAAATTTGCTATGTTCATCCATTTAAGTACACTTACACACATATGGAATGCCTTTACTAGGGGTAGCATATCGATGCCCAATACAGTATGCGAGATACCAAAACATTGGACTCTTGTTCTCAGTGGCTTCTACTTCTATGTGGTTGACTTAAATGTAGCTTCCAGGATATTTGATTTTGAATTTAGCTTAACTCCAGATTATTAAAGACAGGATACAAACATTTTGTTCTAGCATGCCTGGGCAAGGGTTTGTTCTGGGTGGAAAAGGAATGGACACAAATAGGATAATCAGATATATGCAGTTTTGCTTGTTTAGTTAATTATAATTATAATGTACAGCAGTGTTGTCTGTATATCTTTGATTGTTGTATATGCTGGAGAATTGAGATAAACTGCTCTTGGATATATGTGTTTGCTCTATGTTAGCTATGTCTGTAATAGTCACCAAATAAAAAGTGGATATGCCACATACTGTGTTTGGCATTTGTTGTAAGCTGGTCATGACTAAATtatgttactccctccgatccatattaattgtcgctgatttagtacactAAATTagtatggatcagagggagtaccaTCTTTCATGAATTAGTTTATATACGCTTCATCATACATTAAAGTCATAATGTTCAAAGAATTTTTGTTGTTGTACTGTTTGCTTAATGCAATATTTGTTTATCAACTGCTGCAAAATCTTATGTTGCCCCTCATATGCAGTTGAATGCCACGTATACAGGGTTGAAGAGGGTACTTGTTGCTGCTGGTGTTGCATTAAAGATTACTGGTGCACAGAGAGTGTTCTTTTCCCATCCTCACAGTATAGGTCTCTTAGCAAATGGAAGCTTGGTGGCTACTAACAAGGACCTAAGACAAATATTGCCTCTCAGCCACTCAACCTGTGCGCCATTACTTCACATGCGTGTTGTAGGATCATCAGTTACAATAGTTGCACATGAAACCAATGTCTCTGGGGGGCACATGAAGCCCTTGTTGACTTCTGGTGACGCTATCGAGTTACTATCAGACCAGTCTGAAGTGAACGACATGTCAGGTCGGTTGATCTCAGCATGTGCGTTCTGTTCAATTAGTCCAAGGTTGCCGAAGCTTGAAAAACTCCTGAAGACTTGGTTCAGTGAGAGGAATGGGTTCAACAGAACAATGAACTTCTTCGAAGCTAGAGTGACGTCAATGACCCTGGTAAAATTCCGTTTGGAGCTCGAGAGGGACATTACTGAAGAGGACGGCATGTGGGACGATGTTCCAGAGTGGAAAACCTTGCCTGTGGTCCAGCGAATCACGCTTGACGTTATCGCTAGGGTTGAGGAAGAGGGGAGGCTCAAGGCTATATCGGTGAAGAAGGTGAGGAAATCTCTACAGATAGCGGACGCTACTTCGTGGAGCAGCCTGACTTCGAATGTCTCCTTCGCAGACTTCACGTCGTTGGTTCTGCCGCCTGATCCATTGTCACTGGATGTAAAGTGGTAACAGTTTCTTCTTGTTTATTTACTTCTGATAGTGATAGGGGCTGGTAGGAAATTGCACATATACATCAATTTCGTGTATAATTGTCGGGGCCAGAAGTGTACCTGCAAATGTGGTTTGTCTGTAACGCAATGTTGAAATTTTGTACTGTTCTTGACTACGTTGCTCCCTTTTCTCCGGACCAGTGGGGTGGTTGATTTCAGCTTATTACCTGAAGTTGTAGATATATCTATTTGTCAGTATGGAAACATCTActgtatactactccctctgtaaactaatataatactactccctccgtaaactaatataagagtgtttagatcactttGATGACACTTATATTAGTTTAGAGAGGGAGTACTTCATAAGCAATGTGGTGATGATATGGAGTATTTGTCAGTATTGAAACATTGATGACACTTGATTTTGTTTCTAATGTGGCAACGAAGAACATTCatcactcttaagaaaaaaagaaCATTCATCACTCCATCACGCACACATCTTACAAGAGAAAAATTGAGAGGGAGGGCTGTCTCAGAAGAAACGTCGGCTAATGGATGCACGCTGAATATTTCTTTTGATGTCTTGCTGGTTCAATATTTTGACAGAAGCGCACGACCTCATAGATCTTTTAGCAAGGATCATAAGCCCAGATGTTCATATTTCTTTGGAACAATGGACAGCTACAATAATCCTTCGTATACTTGCTCAAAAAGGAAATTTTCTTTGAATACAAGATCAAAATCAACAGCACAGGAGCACATATTTTGCTCATATTTCTTTCAAATAATTGACAGCTACAAGAATCCTTCATATACTTGCTCAAAAATAGAGAAGATTCTTTGAATACAAGACCAATATCAACAACACACAAGCACATATTTTGCACTCGCTCAGTTAGCTA encodes the following:
- the LOC123105134 gene encoding uncharacterized protein codes for the protein MATSLLLLLLLALLLPSPAPARAASLSPLPATSNASAHAYAFAGREPVPAPDPTFFDDVIDAVADKYGWDPDAEVRVWPLDAGGAFVGAVQRYEFRARAGGAAAALARASDGFVDWSRPDAPAVEEVLGPDGVDFVAGHGALAFGSGVRDLDLVGPLEVFVSDGAGGGLAELHLPSLNATYTGLKRVLVAAGVALKITGAQRVFFSHPHSIGLLANGSLVATNKDLRQILPLSHSTCAPLLHMRVVGSSVTIVAHETNVSGGHMKPLLTSGDAIELLSDQSEVNDMSGRLISACAFCSISPRLPKLEKLLKTWFSERNGFNRTMNFFEARVTSMTLVKFRLELERDITEEDGMWDDVPEWKTLPVVQRITLDVIARVEEEGRLKAISVKKVRKSLQIADATSWSSLTSNVSFADFTSLVLPPDPLSLDVKW